The Populus alba chromosome 4, ASM523922v2, whole genome shotgun sequence genome contains a region encoding:
- the LOC118049510 gene encoding LOW QUALITY PROTEIN: probable receptor-like protein kinase At1g11050 (The sequence of the model RefSeq protein was modified relative to this genomic sequence to represent the inferred CDS: deleted 2 bases in 1 codon), translated as MGGSPDLDLLRFLVLILLSLAHTYAVAETATSTAATCPMDFSYVLRIPWNRSLCQNFRPPDENENTNTSKPQCCQSLLSLFGVAVAQHLKETSLFRLPNLATSISCLRDYQSKLNSFSLANNLVSYCLDPLQFVTKPNICARIESLQDWVARLGKSTSLDTACKSDLTDNTACDGCVRAGYKVQSMLLSIDGNQTHATYCFYFAILYAAGIVNEFGPESDGAASCIFGLELNSRVGSASKAHSALVFGLTGAGVALLVMFSLLGLYFWYDKKWRRKKNSGFGFDLDEQQGSRPRLRPNTGSIWFKIQDLEKATDNFSQKNFIGRGGFGFVYKGTLSDGTVVAIKRVIESDFQGAAEFCNEVEIISNLKHRNLVPLRGCCVIDDDDDDGNNDERGNQRYLVYDYMSNGNLDDHLFPSSGNQIGKQPLSWPQRKSIILDLARGLAYLHYGVKPAIYHRDIKGTNILLDADMRARVADFGLVKQSKEGQSHLTTRVAGTHGYLAPEYALYGQLTEKSDVYSFGVVVLEIMCGRKALDLSSGGSPRALLITDWAWSLLKAGKVEEALDASLLRCGDSSNSNPKGIMERFVLVGILCAHVMVALRPTILVALKMLEGDIEVPPIPDRPMPLGHPSFHSDGNNFSISPALSGDQFLSGDMLR; from the exons ATGGGGGGCAGCCCTGATCTTGATCTGTTAAGGTTTCTTGTCTTGATATTACTCTCTCTCGCGCACACCTATGCAGTAGCAGAAACCGCCACCAGTACAGCAGCAACATGTCCCATGGACTTCAGCTATGTCTTAAGAATCCCATGGAACAGGAGTCTTTGTCAGAACTTCCGACCTCCTGATGAAAACGAGAATACCAACACCAGCAAGCCCCAATGTTGTCAAAGTTTACTCTCCCTCTTTGGGGTCGCTGTAGCCCAACATCTCAAAGAAACTTCTCTTTTTCGTCTCCCAAACTTAGCCACCTCTATTTCTTGCCTCCGAGATTACCAGTCAAAGCTCAACTCTTTTTCTCTTGCCAACAATCTCGTCTCATACTGCTTGGACCCTTTACAGTTTGTAACAAAACCAAACATCTGTGCCCGTATAGAGTCATTGCAAGATTGGGTTGCTCGACTTGGTAAGTCAACTTCGCTTGATACAGCTTGCAAGTCTGATCTCACTGATAATACAGCTTGTGATGGATGTGTTAGAGCTGGTTATAAAGTACAGTCCATGTTGTTGTCTATTGATGGTAATCAAACCCATGCTACATATTGTTTTTACTTTGCAATTCTTTATGCTGCTGGTATTGTTAATGAGTTTGGTCCTGAAAGTGATGGTGCTGCTTCATGTATATTTGGTTTGGAGTTAAATTCACGTGTTGGTTCAGCTAGTAAGGCTCATTCTGCTCTTGTTTTTGGCTTAACCGGTGCCGGTGTTGCTCTTTTGGTAATGTTTAGTTTGTTAGGATTGTATTTTTGGTATGATAAGAAatggagaaggaaaaagaattcagggtttggttttgatttagATGAACAGCAAGGGTCTAGGCCTAGACTGAGGCCGAATACAGGGTCAATTTGGTTTAAAATTCAGGATCTTGAGAAGGCAACAGATAATTTTTCGCAGAAGAATTTTATAGGGAGAGGtgggtttggttttgtttacaAGGGGACTTTATCTGATGGGACAGTGGTGGCTATTAAAAGGGTTATAGAATCTGATTTTCAGGGTGCCGCGGAGTTTTGCAATGAGGTTGAGATTATTAGCAACTTGAAGCACAGGAATTTGGTCCCACTCAGAGGGTGTTGTGTGattgatgatgacgatgatgatggAAATAATGATGAGAGAGGGAATCAAAGGTATCTTGTTTATGATTACATGTCAAATGGAAATCTCGATGACCATCTATTTCCATCATCAGGTAATCAAATTGGAAAGCAACCTTTAAGTTGGCCTCAAAGAAAGAGCATAATTTTGGATTTGGCAAGGGGATTAGCTTATTTGCACTATGGAGTGAAGCCTGCAATATATCATAGAGATATCAAGGGGACCAATATATTGTTGGATGCTGATATGAGAGCAAGAGTTGCCGATTTTGGGTTGGTAAAGCAGAGCAAGGAAGGACAATCTCATCTTACTACAAGAGTGGCTGGAACTCATGGGTACTTAGCACCCGAATATGCTCTTTATGGTCAATTGACTGAGAAGAGCGATGTTTATAGCTTCGGAGTGGTTGTTTTGGAGATAATGTGTGGGAGAAAAGCTCTTGATTTGTCTTCAGGGGGTTCGCCTCGTGCTCTCTTGATCACCGACTGGGCCTGGTCGTTGCTGAAAGCTGGAAAAGTGGAAGAGGCTTTGGATGCTTCTTTGTTGAGATGCGGGGATTCTTCTAATTCAAATCCGAAAGGGATAATGGAGAGGTTTGTCCTGGTTGGGATTTTGTGTGCTCATGTAATGGTGGCTCTAAGGCCAACCATTCTTGTTGCTTTGAAGATGTTAGAGGGAGACATTGAAGTTCCACCAATTCCAGATCGACCAATGCCTCTTGGGCATCCTTCGTTCCATTCTGATGGCAATAACTTCAGCATCTCACCAGCTTTGAGCGGGGACCAA TTTCTTTCTGGAGACATGCTTAGGTAA